ACGAATGATATAGTCGTTCAATTTGTCAATGTCAAAATCTTCCAAAGTTGTATTAGGTACATACTGTAATTCAGTGGCATCTTTAATTTCTTCTTTGAGTTCTTTTTGCTTTTGAATCTTTTCTTTTGGAATAAGATGGTCGCCGGTTGCCTGCCTTTCATAAGCTTCGCCTTTATACAAAACATACTTTAACTCATCGGGCAGCTTTTCTGTAAACACTATACAAATTTGTCCTGTATAAAAAGGAATAATTTCAATTAAATCAGGTCTAATAAATTCATTAAGGTCAATACTTCTGTTTTCATCATCAGTAAATAGTGTTGGTAATAATTTAATCTTAGGTTCATTATTCGGATTGTAACCGGTGAATTTGAACCGCTTCTGTTTCTGGTCCTCCTTGATTCCAATTACAGAAATTCCACCTTTACTATTCAGGAATGCACAAATTGATTTATGAAGCTCTGTCCAGTTGTCGCTCGTTGACAAATCTTTAAACTCAATTTTATCTGTCTCCACCGGGGAATATGTCCCTTTTTTTATATGCTCTTCTACTTGCAGCAATATTTTATCTAATTCTCTCATTGTACAAATGCTTATTTAAAGATTTGCTGAATTCACAGATTAATTTGATAATACCGGCCTTTTAAAGATTTGGTATTCAGCCAATATTGATTCGTAGCCAAACTTACAAAATGGTAGCCTTTAAATGTAACCCAAAACACAATTCCACACAATATTACAAATTACATTTTATCTTTCAAAATTTTAAAAACTGTACCCCATCCATTTGAAAATTTTGCTTAACAGCAAAAAGACAGCACTCCTTCAATTTGCGCTTTAGCCTCGTTTTTTATTCAATTTTGGCCTTGTTGTAACCGAACTTGGTGCATTTGTCTTACTTTAGCAACGCAAAGAAAAAATTCAACAAATATCAAGCAATGCGTTTATGTCCAACTCCAACCAACCTTATGTATTGCCCCATGTTCAGTTGCCGGAAATTACCATAAAGAGCATCATCTTAGGAGTGCTTTTGTCGGCAATTTTGGCGGGGGCAAATGCTTATTTGGGATTGTTTGCCGGTATGACCGTGTCCGCTTCTATTCCTGCTTCGGTTATTTCAATGGCCATCCTTCGCATGTTCCGGCGCAGCAATATTCTGGAAAACAACGGAGTGCAGACAGCCGCCTCAGCAGGAGAATCGCTGGCAGCCGGAGTGATTTTCACTTTTCCCGCATTGGTGCTGATGCAATATTGGACAGCGTTTAATTATTGGGAAACCACACTGATTTCGCTTTGTGGAGGATTGCTGGGTGTCTTGTTTACAATCCCATTGCGCAGGGCACTTATTGTAGAGAAAAAATTACTGTTTCCGGAGGGTGTAGCGACTGCCGAAGTATTGAAAACAGGGGATACCGGAGGGAAATCGGTAAAATATCTGTTGGTCGGCAGTATTGCCGGAGCGGCAGTCAAATTTGCTGAAGCCGGTTTTAAACTTTGGGAAGGGGTATTTGAAAAAGGGACTTTGCTTCAGGAAAAGGCCTTTCTATACTTTGGAATAAACCTTTCACCGGCTTTGGTAGCCGTTGGATATATCATTCGCTTGCGGATCGCTGTTTTGGTATTTATGGGCGGTGTCATCAGTTGGTGGATAGCTATTCCTGCTTATATAGCGGTGAATGGCGCACCTGCAGATGCTGATGCTGTAACTTTAGGTGGACAAATCTGGAACGCCAATATCCGCTATTTGGGAGCAGGTGCAATGTTGATAGGAGGGCTTTGGGCTCTGGTGAGCATCAGAACTGCACTGATGTCGGCACTGACACATGGTCTTGCTGCTTTCAGAAAAAATGCCGGAATACAGAAAGCAGAGTTGCGCACAGACCGTGACCTTCCGATGTCGCTCCTACTTACCATGATGGGCTTTCTGATTATTGCCATATTCTTTATATATCATCGTGAAATAGCGGTGTTACCTGTTTCCCTTTTTATGGCAGTCGTTATGGTTGTGGCAGGTTTTCTGTTTTCGGCCGTTGCAGGCTATATGGCCGGTTTGGTCGGAAGCTCCAACAACCCAATTTCCGGTGTAACGATTGCAACTTTACTGGTAGCTTCCTTGTTGCTGCTCGCACTAATGGGAACAGGATCTGCAAAAGGTCCTGCTGCTGCAATATTGATTGGTGCCGTTGTTTGCTGTGCGGCGGCAATTGCCGGTGACAATATGCAAGACCTCAAGGCTGGTTATATTTTGGGCGCAACACCAAAAAAACAACAAACTATGCAAATCATTGGGGTAACCGCCGGAGCATTGGTGTTAGCACCTGTGCTTACTTTACTCAATACAGCCTATGGTTTTGGCCCCAAAACGGCAGAAAATCCCGATGCACTTGCCGCACCACAAGCAACGCTGATGCAAAGTGTAACCCAAGGTGTTTTTGGTGGGAACCTGCCCTGGCTAATGATTGGGTTAGGGGTTCTGATGGGTGCCATTGTCATAGTTGCCGATTTATATCAGGAAAAAAGAGGGTCTTCATTCCGGTTGCCGGTATTGGCAGTTGCTGTAGGAGCATACTTGCCCTTTGAGTTAGACAGTGCCATCATGTTAGGCGGGCTGATTTCCTGGTTTGCATCGCGTCAATTGTCAACCCGTAACGGCAAAAATTCGGGAGAGGGATCCCAATCGGGTTTGCTTTTTGCTTCCGGGCTAATTACCGGCGAAGCCTTGATAGGCATCGCTTTGGCTGTTCCGGTTGCCATCAGTGGCTCTACCAATGTTTTAGCCTTGTTGCAGGAACCTTTAAGCAGTTGGATAGGTGCATTGGCTTTGGCAGCCGTTTGTGCCGGACTATACCTTAGCGCCTCCAAATCGTCAGAAACCCCAAAATGACCTGTATTGCCGATTAATTTTTTTGGCTTTTTAGCATTCACTTTAATATATCTGTTGGTTATGAAAAAAATCCCGTTGCATCTGCAGATTCTGATATTCATGGTATTTGGAATTGTGTTTGGTATCATAGGAGCTTATGCCGGCTTTAAACCTTTTATCGTTGATTGGGTAAAACCCTTTGGTACTATTTTTATCAACGCTCTGAAACTCATTGCCATACCCCTGGTCATTGCATCCCTGATAAAAGGAGTATCCGATTTAAAGGACATCAGTAGTTTGTCTAAAATGGGATTTCGTACTATTGGAATTTTTCTGATTACCACCGTTGTTGCTATAACGCTTGGTTTAATATTAGTCAATGTCATACGTCCGGGCAATTTAATCAGCGAAACCACCCGGCAGGAATTAGTTACTGCATACAGCTCACAGGCTTCGGGAAAGATAGAGTTGGCAGAAAAGCAAAAATCAGCCGGACCATTAGAGCCATTAGTAAGTTTGGTTTCTGATAATTTTTTCAAATCGGCAACTGATAACAGCAACATGTTGCAAGTCATTGTTTTTGCCTTGTTTTTCGGCATTGCCTTAGTGATGATACCCAAAGAAAAAGCGCAACCGGTCAAAAACTTCTTTGACGGGTTTAACGAAGTTATTCTCAAAATGGTAGATATTATTATGTTGACTGCTCCAATAGGTGTTTTTGCGTTGTTGGCGGCATTAGTCGCAGAATCCCCCAGCATTGATTTGTTTAAAGCATTAATAGGTTATGCCGTTTGTGTGTTGCTGGGGATTGGCATTTTGCTGTTCTTGTTTTATCCGTTTATGGTCAGAACGTTTGCGGGCATTGGGTTGCGTCAGTTTTGGTCTGCCTTGGGTCCTACACAATTAGTAGCATTTTCAACCAGTTCGAGTGCTGCCACGCTGCCGGTAAACTTAGAACGAACGGTAACCAAGCTTGGAGTTGATGATGAAGTAGCCAGTTTTGTGTTGCCGGTTGGAGCCACTGTAAACATGGACGGCACAAGTCTGTATCAGGCGATAGCAGCAGTGTTCATCGCTCAGGCTTTCGGTATGGAATTATCTCTTTCTGCTCAATTGGGGATTATTCTGACAGCCTTACTCGCTTCCATTGGCTCAGCTCCGGTTCCGGGCGCAGGAATGGTCATGTTGGTCATTGTATTGGCACAGGCAGGAATACCGGAAGCGGGATTGGCTTTAATTTTGGCAATTGACCGCCCTTTGGATATGTGCAGAACAGTTGCCAATGTAACCAGCGATTCGACAGTTTCGGCTATTGTTGCCCGCTCGCTTGGTAAAATTAATCCCCCCATTCCCGATTAATCGGTTCTAAATTTAACGGACAAATTAATTTCCGGTTGCAGCCCTATTTTCTCAACAATAAATAAACAGGAAGATGGTCGCTGTAACCGCCGTAATATTTATTGCCCCCATAAGTTTTGTTGGGCACTTTATCGCCTTTGTCGGTAGTATATAACATCCAGTCCCGTTTATAAATATGTACATCTTTGCTGTCCAGATACACCCCCCCTGATGATTTCAACAGCTCACCGGACACAATAAACTGATCGAGCATGTTCCAATCCCCCCGATGATTGTAACTGCCTTCACCTGACTGTTGTTTTGAATACATCATATTATACAACGATTCATTATTGATGGGGTCTTTAGAATTGTGAGGCATTGCCCTAACCCCATTTCTGATACTGTTGTTATCGGGTTCGTCGTTAAAATCACCCATAATAATCACCTTCGCTTTTGGGTCGGCAGAATAAACCCCATCTAATTTTTTTCGCAACACAGCAGCAGCAGCCATGCGTTTCGGTTCACTTTTTTCCTCCCCATCCCGCCGCGAAGGCCAGTGATTGACAAACAAATGTAATGGTTCACCCCGAAAGTTACCTTGCACATAGAGAATATCTCGTGTTGGAGTTTCCGGTTCAAAATCGAAGCTGACCCGCAGGGGTTCAGAGAATGTGGGTGTAAACGCTTTTTTGTTGTAAATCAAAGCAACATCAATACCACGGGCATCGGGTGAATCATATTGAACAATGTCGTGTGTTTTGCCTGCATTAGCATGAGCTATCAGATCTTGCAATACTCGTTTGTTTTCAATTTCACACAACCCAATCAGGTCAGGAAGCCCTCCCCTGCCGATACTGTCCAACACCTGCGTCAAGCGGCCGAGTTTTTGCTCATACCTTTGTAATGTCCATCCGGCTGCACTGTTGGGTAAAAAGCCGCTATCATCCGTTATAGGGTCATCTTCCGTATCAAACAGGTTTTCAACATTGTAAAAAGCGACGATGCCTGTTATTTTCCCTGCTTCTCGCTTACTTTGGTCTAACGTCAACTGTTTGGCTTCCTGACAGTTTTGGAACATCAGGCTCAGGAAAAAGATAAGCAGAATAAATTTGTTCATATAGCTTGAATTTCGAAGCGGTTAACATAGTAATACCTGTAAAGGTACTTCACAAAGGTAATTCGCAACTCTAAATAAATACGTATCGTCATTTATAACTCCTCAAACAGGTAAATGGTATGTCTAACTATCCTGTAACATTCTTTGCAAACCCAATAATCCTGTTTTAGTAAACCAACATGCAGATTACTCGAAAATTTTTAATGACAGGGATACTTTGTTGCCACTTATTTGTACCTTGCACAAAATCTTGCACACTTACCTGTCTGCTTTGCCAATTGGAGATTTAATATCAAAATATGATTCCGTTTATAGAGCAGGCAGTATAAATGAAAAATATTTCACTGGAAAATATGTTTTCGTTTGTGCAACATTTGACCGCATTTTGCGTATTACTATGTAATTCTAACAACTGTAGAATTAGTTGTTTGGGTTTAATAAGGGTTTAGCCTTCTTGCCGCAAAGCAAGAAGGTTTTTTTATTTATCGCCATTCTGCTTTAGAAATGGGTTTAATTCTTTATTTTCATAATCAGTTTAAAATAGGCCAACTGCATCACAAGCCATTGGGGCAAAAGTATATTGACCAATCTGTACAAAACGCCTATATAACCTCCCGGAATGATCGTTTCTGTTTTATTGAATAGGGCTTTGTATCCATATCGGGCAACAGTGGCGGCATCTAAAGAATCTATATGCCTGAACATAGCAGATTTTTGCATACCTGCAGCCGCTATAAATTTAGTCCGGGTAGGCGGCGGACAAAGTGTGGTAACGCTCACTCCCGTTTTTTGCTTTTTCAACTCAAACCGTAGGGCTTTGGACATGGAAAGTACAAATGCTTTGGTTGCACCGTAAACACAAAATAAAGGGTTGGGTTGAAATGCTGCTACTGATGAAACGTTGAGGATAAATCCCCGATTTCGGGCTATCATACCGGGTAAAAATAAACGGGTCATTTTATAAACAGCACCACAATTTAACAGAATGGATTGATATTCAGTATTCATATCGTTTTCTGAAAAATATCCATAAGTGCCAAAACCCGCATTATTCACCAAAACAGTGATGGCAAGTCCCGTGTCTTCTACCTGCTGAAATACTTCCTCTGCAGCCTTGGCATTGGTAAGGTCTTTTTGGATGGTTATTATTTTGACTTCAGGAAAACTTTGCTCCAAAAGTGTTTGGGCTTCCTTTAACTCATCTTCCGGTTTTGACACCAAAATCAAATTAAAACCGTCAGCGGCAAATAATTTTGACAACTCAAGCCCTATTCCCGATGAGCCTCCGGAAATAAGTACCGTTTCATTTTTTACATTCATATTGCTGATTTACCTGAAAACACAAAAAGTACAAAGGTAATTATTAAGTCTATCGTTGCCAAGACGTTTTCGGGGTCTTTAAGACACTCATATTATACGTATCGAATTTGTAGCAGAAACAAAATTTGTGCGCAACACTTAAAACACCAAAGTTTTCCAACCTATGTTTTGAAATATCTTATGTTTTTCTAAAAAAAAATTCATTCTCCATTTTTTTTAGAAATAAATGGTAATTTGACCCGATTTATCCGGGATACTCCAAAATTTGTCAGACTTCAGGCTACATTTATTTACCCATTCAAATCAGGGGAACTTTATGACCATAGAATTACATATTTTAGACCTCGTTATTATATTTCTGTATTTTTTAGCTGTATTTGGGGTCGCCTATTGGGCTTCTAAAAGTGCAGGAGAAAATTCAGATCAGTTTTTTTTAGCCGGTCGCAATTTGGGATGGTTTGTTATCGGGGCCTCTTTGTTTGCCTCAAACATAGGGTCTGAACATCTGATTGGCCTTGCCGGGAGCGGGTTTTCTGAGGGAGTTCCTGTAGCTCAATACGAAATTTGGGCAGGAGTTATATTGTTGTTGTTAGGTTGGGTTTTTGTGCCTTTTTACCTAAAAAGCGGAGTCGCTACTATGCCTCAGTTTTTAGAATTGCGCTATTCTAACAGCGCCCGAACTTATCTGGCAGTAGTGTCGGTCATCGCTTATGTACTGACCAAAATTTCGGTAACCATTTTTGCGGGCGGTGTGGTGTTGGAAGCTATAGGTATGGATTTTTGGGTGGGTGCTATCTTATTGGTACTGGCAACCGGAATTTATACCATTTTTGGCGGGCTAAGAGCGGTTGCCTATACAGATGCCATGCAGATGTTTGTCATGATTGGCGGAGCAATAGCCGTTACCTATTTCGGGATCACTGCTTTAGGAGGCTGGGATGAACTTTGGAATATTACCCTGCAGGCCTCGTCTGAATCCGGCAATACTAACGGCAGCAACAGTTTTTTTGAAATATGGAAGCCTAAGGATCATCCAAACTATCCGTGGACGGGTATTTTGTTTGGAGCTCCTATTTTGGGCATCTGGTACTGGTGTACTGACCAGTTTATTGTACAACGGGTGCTTTCGGCAAAAAACGTTCAAAATGCCCGCGAAGGTGCTATTTTTGCCGGCTTCCTGAAAATGTTGCCTTTGTTTTTGTTTGTAATTCCGGGCATCATTGCGTTTGCCTTATACCAGAAAGGGCTATTGCCAAGTATGCCTGTGGTCAACGGTGAAGCAGAGTCAAATAAAGCTTTGCCGGCATTGGTCAAAGACGTATTGCCTATTGGTCTTAGGGGGTTGGTGGTAGCCGGTCTGTTCGCCGCTCTAATGAGTTCGTTGTCCTCCATGTTCAATTCAAGCTCAACGCTGATTACACTTGATTTTTACCAAAAATTCCGTCCCAATGCCGGACAAAAAGAGTTGGTCAATGCCGGACGGATTTCAACGATGCTTTTAGTATTGTTTAGCCTTCTTTGGATTCCCGTTATTCAAAGCGGAGCGTTGTCCAATCAGTTATTCTTGTATCTTCAAAGCATTCAGGCATATATTTCCCCACCAATTGCAGCGGTGTTCTTATTGGGTATCTTTATCAAACGTCTGAATGGCAGAGGGGCAATGGCAGCTTTGATTACCGGGTTTGTCCTCGGGTTACTGCGTTTTCTGTTAGAAATTATTAAAAAAACATCCTTAGAGTCAGGTTCACCGTTTTACCTTTTTGCAGATATCAATTTCCTGCATTTTGCCATTCTACTATTTGTGATATGTTCGGCTGTTTTAATAGTAGTGAGTTTGCTTACATCACCTCCTTCTCCCGAACAGGTTGAACATGTTACCTATGGCGACAAATTTGACAGGGAAAACATCTCTAAGAAAGACATTATTTTATCAATACTTTTACTAGCTTTCATCTTTATACTTTGGGCGATTTTGAAAGGATAGTATTATAATAATGTGATGCTCTATAAGTTTAGGTAGTAAGCATTTTTATAACTTTTTACTATTTTTTTACATTGTAGTCAAAACTTCTTGTCGCTTTGCTCTTAAAAGAATTTTCGTGTGATTTGGCAATGTTTTCCATAAATATTTGTTAACTGATCTATAAAAGCCACAAATACAAATATTTAAAAACATTAGAAAGCAGGATTCAGGTTATAAATGTAACTTTGTGTTTAATAAATTGTCTGGAGATAATTTTTCCTATAATATCATTTTTCAAAAAAAGTTCTATAACAACTTTAATATGGATTATATGAATGTACTAAAGTTTATTAAGCAACAGTGGCAAGGTATTCTATAGGCAAAGCATACGTTTTTAGAATGAAACTTTAACGCTTTTAAGAAAACTTCTTTAAAAAAATTGACCAAGTATTAAATAAAAAATGGCAAAAAGACAGATGCCGAATTTAAGCCAAAGAAAATATTTAGACCAACGGAATAACTTCAAACATTTCTAATTTTTTCGAATATAATTTTCCCTCACAGCCTTAGTATTGAGGTTGGGGAAATATGTTGATTGTATAATGCTTATATAAACTTGTTTATATTGGAAAATAGAAAAAAAAATATTGCTTAATAATTGTTTTCATTTAACTTTGTAGCTTCTAAAAAATTACAATTTTACAGGATTTCAATTACTTTAGTAAAATATAAATGAGTTCCTCTATTCAAATTTTAAGTATTCTATAATATTTTTGGGGGTTAATGCAAGATTGTATTTCGCAAATAATTGGCGTATAAAAAAATAACATGAATAAAGTGGCAATAATTTTCAGATATAATTATAAATGTTCAAAATAATTTGTGTCATCAATTTAATTAGCTTATGAGTATTGTATTTAAAAAATTTATTATTTTTATTGTTTTTTTCTTAAGTTTCATTCAATTACCCTTTGCTCAAAACATAATTGTAACCACTGGGTTAAACCTATCAAATATGCTTGCCAATTATGATGATTTAACTCTTGGAGAAAACCTTTCTATGAAGCCAGGTTTTCATGTGGGAACAACTTTCAGTTTTCCTATTTCAGATATAATATCATTTGAACCTTGTATATTGTTTGAAACTAAAGGATTTAAGTTTAAAGAAAATGTTTTGGGTATTAAAACAGTTTTAACAACTAACCTATATTATGTTGACATTCCTATGTCTGCTAAGGTAAATTACAGTATAAATGATGATATATCAGTTTTTGGCGGATTTGGACCCTACTTAGGATTAGGGTTGATTGGAAACATAAAAACTAAGTTCAATGTTTGGGGTTACAAAGAAACCGAAAAGGAGAAACTTGATTGGGGAAACAATGAAGAAGAAGATGACCTAAAAAGATTTGATTTTGGGCTAACATTTAGAGCAGGAGCCAATTACAAAATGTTTCAGGCTAGCATTTCTTATGATATTGGTTTAGTAAACATTTCTTCTTATACTGAAGATGAAACTAAAGCAAAAAACAGGGTTTTAAGATTTTCTATAGGTTATTTAATACGAGAAAATTAAGGTTACAATGATTAAAAGCTTAAACAATAAATTTAACAATATTTATCATGAAAAAAATGTTAATGGGTATTTTACTGTTGTCTTTTTTGTTTACCTCAAATGTCGGATGCAAAAAAGAAAAGTCTTTTGAAGAAAAGTATGCTGGAGCTTGGGAGATTACTTTTAGTGGCAGTTTTTCTGGAGAAAAAACAATTATCGTAAAATCAGACGGATCTTTTAATTTTTCGATTGTACTCCAACAAGGTTTATTTGGAAGTGTAACAAATTCATTTACCGGCTTTATTTTGGAATCTGGCGCAGTAGAAGGTGATATTTTTATGAGCGGTAATGACATTGGAGATGTAAGTGGTAATCTTGAGGATAATGGAACTGGAGAAGGTATTTATGTAACTAATGTACCAACTTCCGGAACTTGGGAGGCTGTGAAACTATAAAACAAGGTTAAGTGTAACGTTATTCGGGCTTTACGCATTAACAGTTATCCCAAAACTTAGTTTTGGAGTTAAACAAAAATTTAATATAGTCTGTAACACTACACACTAATTTTACTGCAAAAGTTCCATTAAATACTGACCATAACCACTTTTTAGCAAAGGGAGTGCTAATTGTTGCAGTTGTTCACGATTAATAAATCCTTTTCGGAAAGCGATTTCTTCGATACATCCGATTTTTAATCCTTGCCGCTTTTCGATGACATGTACAAACTGACTTGCTTCCATAAGCGATTCAAAAGTGCCTGTATCTAACCAGGCAGTACCGCG
This is a stretch of genomic DNA from Sphingobacteriales bacterium. It encodes these proteins:
- a CDS encoding oligopeptide transporter, OPT family — its product is MSNSNQPYVLPHVQLPEITIKSIILGVLLSAILAGANAYLGLFAGMTVSASIPASVISMAILRMFRRSNILENNGVQTAASAGESLAAGVIFTFPALVLMQYWTAFNYWETTLISLCGGLLGVLFTIPLRRALIVEKKLLFPEGVATAEVLKTGDTGGKSVKYLLVGSIAGAAVKFAEAGFKLWEGVFEKGTLLQEKAFLYFGINLSPALVAVGYIIRLRIAVLVFMGGVISWWIAIPAYIAVNGAPADADAVTLGGQIWNANIRYLGAGAMLIGGLWALVSIRTALMSALTHGLAAFRKNAGIQKAELRTDRDLPMSLLLTMMGFLIIAIFFIYHREIAVLPVSLFMAVVMVVAGFLFSAVAGYMAGLVGSSNNPISGVTIATLLVASLLLLALMGTGSAKGPAAAILIGAVVCCAAAIAGDNMQDLKAGYILGATPKKQQTMQIIGVTAGALVLAPVLTLLNTAYGFGPKTAENPDALAAPQATLMQSVTQGVFGGNLPWLMIGLGVLMGAIVIVADLYQEKRGSSFRLPVLAVAVGAYLPFELDSAIMLGGLISWFASRQLSTRNGKNSGEGSQSGLLFASGLITGEALIGIALAVPVAISGSTNVLALLQEPLSSWIGALALAAVCAGLYLSASKSSETPK
- a CDS encoding dicarboxylate/amino acid:cation symporter; translated protein: MKKIPLHLQILIFMVFGIVFGIIGAYAGFKPFIVDWVKPFGTIFINALKLIAIPLVIASLIKGVSDLKDISSLSKMGFRTIGIFLITTVVAITLGLILVNVIRPGNLISETTRQELVTAYSSQASGKIELAEKQKSAGPLEPLVSLVSDNFFKSATDNSNMLQVIVFALFFGIALVMIPKEKAQPVKNFFDGFNEVILKMVDIIMLTAPIGVFALLAALVAESPSIDLFKALIGYAVCVLLGIGILLFLFYPFMVRTFAGIGLRQFWSALGPTQLVAFSTSSSAATLPVNLERTVTKLGVDDEVASFVLPVGATVNMDGTSLYQAIAAVFIAQAFGMELSLSAQLGIILTALLASIGSAPVPGAGMVMLVIVLAQAGIPEAGLALILAIDRPLDMCRTVANVTSDSTVSAIVARSLGKINPPIPD
- a CDS encoding SDR family oxidoreductase → MNVKNETVLISGGSSGIGLELSKLFAADGFNLILVSKPEDELKEAQTLLEQSFPEVKIITIQKDLTNAKAAEEVFQQVEDTGLAITVLVNNAGFGTYGYFSENDMNTEYQSILLNCGAVYKMTRLFLPGMIARNRGFILNVSSVAAFQPNPLFCVYGATKAFVLSMSKALRFELKKQKTGVSVTTLCPPPTRTKFIAAAGMQKSAMFRHIDSLDAATVARYGYKALFNKTETIIPGGYIGVLYRLVNILLPQWLVMQLAYFKLIMKIKN
- a CDS encoding sodium:solute symporter, whose protein sequence is MTIELHILDLVIIFLYFLAVFGVAYWASKSAGENSDQFFLAGRNLGWFVIGASLFASNIGSEHLIGLAGSGFSEGVPVAQYEIWAGVILLLLGWVFVPFYLKSGVATMPQFLELRYSNSARTYLAVVSVIAYVLTKISVTIFAGGVVLEAIGMDFWVGAILLVLATGIYTIFGGLRAVAYTDAMQMFVMIGGAIAVTYFGITALGGWDELWNITLQASSESGNTNGSNSFFEIWKPKDHPNYPWTGILFGAPILGIWYWCTDQFIVQRVLSAKNVQNAREGAIFAGFLKMLPLFLFVIPGIIAFALYQKGLLPSMPVVNGEAESNKALPALVKDVLPIGLRGLVVAGLFAALMSSLSSMFNSSSTLITLDFYQKFRPNAGQKELVNAGRISTMLLVLFSLLWIPVIQSGALSNQLFLYLQSIQAYISPPIAAVFLLGIFIKRLNGRGAMAALITGFVLGLLRFLLEIIKKTSLESGSPFYLFADINFLHFAILLFVICSAVLIVVSLLTSPPSPEQVEHVTYGDKFDRENISKKDIILSILLLAFIFILWAILKG
- a CDS encoding PorT family protein produces the protein MSIVFKKFIIFIVFFLSFIQLPFAQNIIVTTGLNLSNMLANYDDLTLGENLSMKPGFHVGTTFSFPISDIISFEPCILFETKGFKFKENVLGIKTVLTTNLYYVDIPMSAKVNYSINDDISVFGGFGPYLGLGLIGNIKTKFNVWGYKETEKEKLDWGNNEEEDDLKRFDFGLTFRAGANYKMFQASISYDIGLVNISSYTEDETKAKNRVLRFSIGYLIREN